A window from Triticum aestivum cultivar Chinese Spring chromosome 6D, IWGSC CS RefSeq v2.1, whole genome shotgun sequence encodes these proteins:
- the LOC123141293 gene encoding pectate lyase-like: MAILLFLFFTSILSISYSSPLPVNASGNISARRQPGCGTGNPVDDCWRCDPCWADNRQRLADCAIGFGRNAIGGKGGRTYVVTDPGDEDPANPAPGTLRYGLVQDEPLWIIFACNMTIRPKRELVVSSDKTVDGRGASVVVGEGGACFTVRNRSNVIIHGITIRGCRPAPKSAKKKSQLSDGDGVSLFGARDVWVDHCTLEDCADGLVDVIAASTGVTVSNCLLTNHNKAMLLGHNDAYEDDRAMRVTVAFNRFGPGLVQRMPRCRFGVFHVVNNDYVNWGKYAIGGSASPTILSQGNRFCAGKKKEVTKRDGDPPKSEWQKWNWVSDGDLMFNGAFFTASGRSGPEIKAPSFAKPASFVAPMTASAGALSCSKGSLC, translated from the exons ATGGCCAttctcctcttcttatttttcacatccattttatccatttcCTACTCTTCGCCATTGCCGGTCAATGCCTCCGGTAACATATCAGCGCGCCGACAACCCGGCTGCGGCACCGGCAACCCGGTCGACGACTGCTGGCGGTGCGACCCTTGCTGGGCCGACAACCGGCAGCGGCTCGCCGACTGCGCAATCGGGTTCGGCCGCAACGCCATCGGCGGCAAGGGCGGCAGGACATACGTCGTGACGGACCCCGGCGACGAGGACCCGGCCAACCCCGCCCCCGGCACGCTCCGCTACGGCCTCGTCCAGGATGAGCCCCTCTGGATCATCTTCGCCTGCAACATGACGATCCGCCCCAAGCGGGAGCTCGTCGTGAGCTCGGACAAGACGGTGGACGGCCGCGGCGCCAGCGTCGTCGTCGGCGAGGGCGGCGCGTGCTTCACGGTGCGCAACCGGAGCAACGTGATCATCCACGGCATCACCATACGCGGCTGCAGGCCAGCGCCCAAGTCGGCGAAGAAGAAGAGCCAGCTGTCGGACGGCGACGGCGTCAGCCTCTTCGGCGCGAGGGACGTATGGGTTGACCACTGCACGCTGGAGGACTGCGCCGACGGGCTCGTCGACGTGATCGCGGCGTCGACCGGCGTGACCGTCTCCAACTGCCTCCTGACCAACCACAACAAGGCCATGCTCCTCGGCCACAACGACGCCTACGAGGACGACAGGGCCATGCGGGTCACCGTCGCCTTCAATCGCTTCGGGCCGGGCCTCGTGCAGAGGATGCCGAGGTGCCGGTTTGGGGTGTTCCATGTCGTCAACAACGATTACGTAAACTGGGGGAAATACGCCATCGGTGGCAGTGCATCGCCGACCATACTTAGCCAAGGCAACAGGTTCTGTGCCGGCAAGAAGAAAGAG GTGACGAAGCGCGACGGCGACCCGCCGAAGAGCGAGTGGCAGAAGTGGAACTGGGTATCCGACGGCGACCTGATGTTCAACGGCGCGTTCTTCACGGCGTCCGGCAGATCCGGGCCTGAGATTAAAGCCCCCAGTTTTGCCAAGCCCGCCTCTTTCGTGGCGCCGATGACGGCCTCCGCAGGCGCTCTCTCGTGCAGCAAGGGTTCTCTGTGCTGA